Proteins co-encoded in one Cupriavidus metallidurans CH34 genomic window:
- a CDS encoding efflux RND transporter periplasmic adaptor subunit — translation MPLISRDSRFTRAGAARLAAVLSLCVLTLGACGKKEAPENDDEPKVAGQVIEYPASVRSLPGVVGQPVKSGGDRMLSMPGRLVWNEDKTVRVASPFAGRVMEILVQPGATVKAGQPLAMLTSPDFGSAQADARKASADSAVASKALARQRELYEAGVIAQKDLEQAQADNARAAADQQRTQAALRMYGASGSDGVNQRFALRSPIDGLVVERNINPGMELRPDQPPTAPLYLITDPTTLWAQLDAAEADLGHFRPGVTVQLASAAYPGETFTGTVVKIADYVDPSSRSVKVRLSVPNADRRLKAEMFVTAKMQAASFQGISVPSKAVFLADNKNYVFVRTTPNRFERREVKLGVTIPGTTEVVEGLKEGDVVITDGNLYLQDILRDATAVNAARATAKH, via the coding sequence ATGCCGCTCATCTCCCGCGATTCCCGCTTCACCCGTGCCGGCGCCGCGCGTCTGGCGGCCGTGCTGTCACTGTGCGTCCTTACGCTGGGCGCCTGCGGCAAGAAGGAAGCGCCCGAGAACGACGACGAGCCGAAGGTGGCTGGTCAGGTCATCGAGTATCCGGCGAGCGTCAGGTCGCTGCCCGGCGTCGTCGGCCAGCCGGTCAAGAGCGGCGGCGATCGGATGCTGAGCATGCCCGGCCGTCTGGTCTGGAACGAGGACAAGACGGTGCGCGTGGCTTCGCCGTTCGCCGGCCGCGTGATGGAGATTCTGGTGCAGCCCGGCGCCACCGTGAAGGCAGGCCAGCCGCTGGCGATGCTGACGTCGCCCGATTTTGGCTCGGCGCAGGCCGATGCCCGCAAGGCGTCCGCGGATAGCGCCGTGGCGTCGAAGGCGCTGGCGCGCCAGCGCGAGCTGTATGAGGCCGGGGTCATCGCCCAGAAGGATCTGGAGCAGGCGCAGGCGGACAACGCGCGCGCCGCGGCTGACCAGCAGCGCACGCAGGCAGCGCTGCGCATGTACGGCGCTTCCGGCAGCGACGGCGTGAACCAGCGTTTTGCGCTGCGCAGCCCGATCGACGGCCTGGTGGTCGAGCGCAATATCAATCCGGGGATGGAACTGCGTCCCGACCAGCCGCCCACCGCACCGCTGTACCTGATCACCGATCCCACGACGCTGTGGGCACAGCTCGATGCCGCCGAGGCGGACCTTGGCCACTTCAGGCCCGGCGTGACCGTGCAGCTTGCCAGCGCCGCTTACCCCGGCGAGACGTTCACGGGCACCGTGGTCAAGATCGCGGATTACGTTGATCCGTCGTCGCGCAGCGTCAAGGTGCGTCTGTCCGTGCCGAATGCCGACCGCCGCCTGAAGGCCGAGATGTTCGTTACGGCGAAGATGCAGGCCGCGTCGTTCCAGGGGATCTCGGTGCCGTCGAAGGCCGTGTTCCTGGCCGACAACAAGAACTATGTGTTCGTGCGAACCACGCCTAACAGGTTCGAGCGCCGCGAGGTCAAGCTCGGCGTGACGATTCCGGGCACGACCGAGGTGGTGGAAGGCCTGAAAGAGGGCGACGTGGTGATCACCGACGGCAATCTCTATCTGCAGGACATCCTGCGCGATGCCACCGCGGTGAATGCCGCGCGTGCGACTGCCAAGCATTAA
- a CDS encoding GGDEF domain-containing protein, translating into MELILERLSESVATAENLEQLTRPLLEMLELITGLESLYLTSIDEEAGLQSVDFVRNAGELVIPEGLSVPWSDTLCKRCLEEGRRYTSNASEIWGDSQAARALGIETYASAPIRASDGEIIGTLCGASKRSQPLGPQAFSALNIFSKLIGHHIERERLLEELRRSNEYLANFALTDALTGLPNRRALHGELGRLLARATRDESHVVVGIIDLDDFKRINDSYGHVVGDQFLSECSKRLSGIVRDTDMLARVGGDEFALVAPCPASATQAHSLADQLQKRALAATRGVYTLADVTIDYAGVSAGVVAVRPVSVEQALELADAAMYREKRQRKQSGPNGG; encoded by the coding sequence ATGGAGTTGATCCTTGAGCGGCTTTCGGAGTCCGTTGCCACGGCGGAGAATCTGGAGCAACTCACGAGACCGCTGCTGGAGATGCTGGAACTGATCACCGGCCTTGAGTCCCTGTACCTGACGTCGATCGATGAAGAGGCGGGTTTGCAGTCCGTTGACTTTGTCAGGAACGCGGGCGAACTTGTGATTCCCGAGGGGCTGTCCGTTCCATGGTCCGACACCCTCTGCAAGCGTTGCCTGGAGGAAGGCCGCCGCTACACGTCGAACGCGAGCGAGATCTGGGGGGATTCACAGGCCGCGAGGGCGCTCGGCATCGAGACATACGCCAGTGCCCCCATTCGCGCGAGCGATGGGGAGATCATTGGTACGTTGTGCGGGGCGAGCAAGCGCAGCCAACCGCTGGGGCCGCAGGCGTTCAGCGCCTTGAACATCTTCTCGAAGCTGATTGGACACCATATCGAGCGAGAACGATTGCTTGAGGAACTGAGGCGGTCGAACGAGTACCTCGCGAACTTCGCGTTGACCGACGCCCTGACGGGCCTGCCCAACAGACGGGCGCTCCACGGAGAGCTTGGCAGACTGCTGGCGCGCGCAACCAGGGACGAATCCCACGTCGTCGTCGGCATCATCGATCTCGATGACTTCAAACGCATCAACGACTCATACGGACATGTGGTCGGAGACCAGTTCCTGAGCGAATGTTCAAAGCGCCTATCCGGCATTGTGCGAGACACCGACATGCTGGCCCGCGTGGGTGGCGACGAGTTTGCGCTGGTGGCGCCCTGTCCGGCGTCTGCAACGCAGGCGCATAGCCTGGCCGACCAATTGCAGAAGCGTGCGTTGGCGGCGACTCGCGGTGTCTACACGCTTGCCGACGTCACGATCGATTACGCTGGTGTGAGCGCAGGTGTCGTGGCCGTCAGGCCCGTCTCCGTCGAACAGGCGCTGGAACTGGCGGACGCCGCCATGTATCGCGAGAAGCGGCAACGCAAGCAATCTGGCCCAAACGGTGGGTGA
- a CDS encoding tannase/feruloyl esterase family alpha/beta hydrolase, which produces MSSRHRSGLFAHAYSGAISFLTSFTIGVAAVSLAGCGGDGSSSATTGTSSGSTSTSTGSTTTATTLQVVAPVIDCSQLASVDITDIGGAGSKIASATITTTTINGATVQLCTVKGTLAPSNTFAVALPVSTWTQRFAELGCGGLCGNVSDPTKQSSFSFSYNCPLVQQGGFVTAATDMGHTGSDATWSSDTQKQADFAYRGQHITTLAAKKLIKSYYGQAQKYSYFVGCSDGGREALMAAQRYPNDYNGIVAGAPAAHFQTQNSLYHGWSVVSNSTTGDNTGNVVLYADKAKVLHKAVVAACGGTSGAPDGLLADPRACNFNPVSIQCAAGATDTSNCLTAAEVTTASRIYSGPTDTTTGKRMLAGSPQLGSEANWIGVEVPNSNSTDAPAPVTSLFSNMIVTGAYNLIFTGSPTMPNINTFGYHDGNFYTDYLAANHPLNDATNPDLSAFQNAGGKLILWHGWADQHISPLFTIAYYEAMQNTMGTSAVDAFARLYLVPGVGHCGGGEGNPNIDLVSRITAWVEQGTGPSSVMTYQTDTSSNVTASRPVYPYPAVAMYKGSGDWHDGANYVSGGPLYNVATAAWAGSSFYTPYTAKVQGVAAP; this is translated from the coding sequence ATGAGCTCTCGGCATCGTTCCGGGCTGTTCGCGCACGCCTATTCGGGCGCTATTTCATTCCTCACGTCGTTCACCATCGGCGTGGCGGCTGTCAGTCTCGCCGGTTGTGGTGGCGATGGCAGTTCCAGTGCCACCACCGGCACGTCATCGGGGTCCACCTCGACGAGCACCGGCTCCACCACCACGGCCACCACGTTGCAGGTTGTCGCGCCGGTCATCGACTGCTCGCAATTGGCCTCGGTCGACATCACGGACATTGGCGGCGCCGGCAGCAAGATCGCTTCGGCGACGATCACCACCACGACCATCAACGGTGCCACCGTGCAGCTTTGCACGGTGAAGGGAACGCTGGCGCCGTCGAACACATTCGCAGTGGCGCTTCCGGTCAGTACCTGGACGCAACGGTTTGCCGAACTCGGATGCGGCGGCTTGTGCGGCAACGTGAGCGATCCGACCAAGCAAAGCTCGTTCAGCTTCAGCTACAACTGCCCGCTGGTGCAACAGGGCGGGTTCGTCACGGCGGCGACCGATATGGGACATACCGGTTCGGATGCGACGTGGTCATCGGATACGCAGAAGCAGGCTGACTTTGCCTATCGCGGCCAGCACATCACGACGCTTGCGGCGAAGAAGCTGATCAAGTCCTACTATGGGCAGGCGCAGAAGTACTCGTACTTCGTGGGTTGCTCGGATGGTGGACGCGAAGCGCTGATGGCCGCGCAGCGTTATCCCAACGACTACAACGGGATCGTCGCTGGCGCCCCGGCAGCCCATTTCCAGACGCAGAACTCGCTGTATCACGGCTGGAGCGTGGTGTCGAACAGCACGACCGGCGATAACACCGGCAACGTCGTGCTGTATGCGGACAAGGCAAAGGTACTGCACAAGGCCGTGGTCGCCGCCTGTGGTGGAACCAGCGGCGCGCCAGACGGCCTGCTCGCGGATCCGCGTGCGTGCAACTTCAATCCGGTTTCGATCCAGTGCGCGGCTGGCGCGACGGACACCAGCAATTGCCTGACAGCAGCCGAAGTCACCACGGCAAGCCGGATCTACAGCGGTCCGACGGACACCACCACCGGCAAGCGGATGCTTGCGGGCTCGCCGCAACTTGGGTCCGAGGCAAACTGGATCGGCGTGGAAGTGCCGAACTCGAACTCGACCGATGCGCCGGCGCCGGTAACCAGCCTGTTCAGCAACATGATCGTGACGGGCGCCTATAACCTGATCTTCACGGGCTCGCCGACCATGCCGAACATCAATACGTTCGGCTATCACGATGGCAACTTCTATACCGACTACCTGGCCGCCAATCATCCACTCAACGATGCCACCAATCCTGATCTGTCGGCATTCCAGAATGCGGGCGGCAAGCTGATCCTGTGGCATGGCTGGGCGGACCAGCACATCTCGCCGCTGTTCACGATCGCTTACTACGAAGCCATGCAGAACACGATGGGTACGTCGGCCGTGGATGCATTCGCGCGGCTGTACCTGGTGCCTGGCGTGGGCCATTGCGGCGGTGGGGAGGGCAATCCGAACATCGACCTGGTATCGCGGATCACGGCCTGGGTGGAGCAGGGCACGGGGCCCAGCAGTGTCATGACGTACCAGACCGACACGTCCAGCAATGTCACGGCATCGCGCCCGGTCTATCCGTACCCGGCAGTGGCCATGTACAAGGGTTCCGGCGACTGGCATGACGGCGCGAACTACGTCAGCGGCGGTCCGCTGTACAACGTCGCGACGGCGGCGTGGGCGGGATCGAGCTTCTATACGCCTTATACGGCGAAGGTTCAGGGGGTGGCGGCGCCTTGA
- a CDS encoding ATP-binding protein, producing MKILITGAAGSGTSTLANAIAEATQTHALETDDYFWRPTNPPYQVKFEPEERCARLLKDLRARPETVVAGAVMEWGEALEHAFDLVVFLYVPTPIRLARLKLREEHRFGKADTEFLEWAAQYDAGTAEGRSLEKHRQWLQNLRCPVLYLEGDGTVEARLQSVLAARNAIIEGAGPK from the coding sequence ATGAAGATCCTGATTACCGGCGCAGCAGGCTCCGGCACGTCGACGCTGGCCAACGCCATCGCCGAAGCGACCCAGACGCACGCCCTCGAAACGGATGACTACTTCTGGCGCCCCACCAACCCGCCGTATCAGGTGAAATTCGAGCCCGAGGAACGTTGTGCCCGGCTGCTGAAGGATCTGCGCGCGCGCCCCGAAACCGTTGTGGCGGGGGCGGTGATGGAGTGGGGTGAAGCGCTGGAGCACGCCTTCGACCTGGTGGTCTTTCTGTACGTACCGACGCCGATCCGCCTGGCCCGGCTCAAGCTGCGCGAGGAGCACCGCTTCGGCAAGGCCGATACGGAGTTTCTCGAGTGGGCCGCCCAATACGATGCAGGCACCGCCGAAGGCCGTAGCCTGGAGAAGCATCGGCAGTGGCTGCAGAATCTGCGTTGTCCGGTACTGTATCTGGAGGGGGATGGGACCGTCGAAGCCAGGCTGCAGAGCGTGCTGGCGGCCCGGAATGCGATCATCGAGGGCGCCGGACCCAAATAG
- a CDS encoding carboxymuconolactone decarboxylase family protein has protein sequence MTARLDPFAAAPVQMKSWMGTSIAIAGSLEPSLVSLVEVRASQINGCANCINMHTTQARERGETEQRLYLLSAWREAPCYTDRERAALGWTEAMTRLSEGHALDRASATLREHFTEEEQVKLTLMINVINGWNRLAVGFGLWVDPAAAKAAAKAAA, from the coding sequence ATGACTGCAAGACTTGACCCGTTCGCCGCCGCTCCCGTTCAGATGAAGTCCTGGATGGGCACATCCATTGCCATAGCCGGGAGTCTCGAGCCGAGCCTGGTGTCGCTGGTTGAAGTCCGCGCGTCGCAGATCAACGGATGCGCAAACTGCATTAACATGCACACGACCCAGGCACGCGAACGCGGGGAGACGGAACAGCGCCTCTATCTGCTGTCCGCCTGGCGAGAAGCGCCTTGCTACACCGATCGCGAGCGCGCGGCACTGGGCTGGACCGAAGCCATGACCCGGTTGTCCGAAGGGCACGCGCTCGACCGTGCCAGCGCGACGCTCAGGGAACACTTTACCGAGGAGGAGCAGGTGAAGCTTACGCTCATGATCAACGTGATCAACGGCTGGAACCGGCTCGCGGTCGGATTCGGTCTCTGGGTCGATCCGGCGGCTGCCAAGGCCGCGGCCAAGGCAGCCGCGTGA
- a CDS encoding sigma-70 family RNA polymerase sigma factor, whose product MVADAGLSEAAASFEPLRPKLIRVAYRMLGSVADAEDVVQEAFIRWMNAERAEVRVPEAFLRRMVMRMCLDELKSARHQRETYIGPWLPDPVIEEEEQDDVTLPLMLALERLSPLERAAFLLHDVFGLAFDEVAATIQREPAACRQLAARARANVRESRPRFQVEKERGLALAKAFFDASRSGDMGTLSTMLAADVSLHADGGGQRPAIGHPVFGFDEVMRVHEQLSKYFQKNGSTFVRAAFINGLPGIVTRESDGELQTTALEIEGGKIAAIYVVRNPDKLRHLH is encoded by the coding sequence ATGGTGGCGGACGCCGGTCTTTCGGAAGCCGCGGCGAGCTTCGAGCCATTGCGGCCCAAGCTGATCCGCGTCGCGTACCGGATGCTCGGTTCGGTCGCGGATGCGGAGGACGTGGTGCAGGAAGCGTTCATCCGTTGGATGAACGCCGAGCGCGCCGAGGTGCGTGTGCCCGAGGCGTTCCTGCGGCGCATGGTGATGCGGATGTGCCTCGACGAGCTGAAATCGGCGCGTCACCAGCGCGAAACCTACATCGGTCCCTGGCTTCCCGACCCGGTCATCGAGGAAGAGGAGCAGGACGACGTCACGCTGCCGCTGATGCTGGCGCTCGAACGCCTGTCGCCTCTCGAGCGCGCGGCGTTCCTGCTGCACGACGTGTTCGGCCTCGCGTTCGATGAGGTGGCGGCGACGATCCAGCGCGAGCCGGCCGCGTGCCGGCAGCTTGCGGCGCGGGCGCGTGCCAATGTGAGGGAATCGCGCCCGCGTTTTCAGGTCGAGAAGGAGCGGGGCCTGGCACTCGCAAAGGCATTCTTCGACGCCTCACGCAGCGGAGACATGGGCACGCTCAGCACGATGCTGGCGGCCGATGTGAGCCTGCATGCGGACGGCGGCGGCCAGCGCCCGGCGATTGGCCATCCGGTGTTCGGCTTCGACGAGGTAATGCGTGTGCATGAACAACTGTCGAAATACTTCCAGAAGAATGGCTCGACCTTTGTCCGCGCGGCTTTCATCAACGGGTTGCCGGGCATCGTCACGCGCGAATCCGACGGCGAACTGCAGACGACGGCGCTAGAGATCGAGGGCGGCAAGATCGCGGCAATTTATGTGGTGCGCAACCCGGACAAGCTGCGGCATCTGCATTAA
- a CDS encoding class I SAM-dependent methyltransferase — MTSHGTDTVFAGSVPELYDTLMVPLIFEPYAADLAARAAALAPTHVLEVAAGTGALTRRLASDLPDGTSIVATDLNRPMLDRAAAIGTSRPLTWRQADAMQLPFPDASFDLVICQFGAMFFPEKHKAFAEARRVLKPGGVLLFNVWDRIEENAFAHTVTQTLTGMFPHKPPVFLARTPHGYHDPAVVAADLRLGGFSEASTCATVAAESRAVDANTPAIAFCQGTPLRGELEAFGPDALVNATLACAKALTREFGPGPVSGKIQAHVFSARA, encoded by the coding sequence ATGACATCGCATGGAACAGACACGGTCTTCGCAGGCTCCGTTCCGGAGTTGTACGACACGCTGATGGTCCCGTTGATCTTCGAACCATACGCGGCGGACCTCGCCGCGCGTGCCGCAGCACTCGCGCCAACACACGTGCTCGAGGTTGCTGCGGGAACTGGCGCGCTGACACGGCGGCTGGCGAGTGACCTGCCCGACGGCACGTCGATCGTGGCCACCGACCTCAATCGACCGATGCTGGATCGCGCCGCCGCCATCGGCACCTCGCGGCCGCTGACGTGGCGGCAGGCCGACGCCATGCAGCTACCCTTCCCCGACGCAAGTTTCGATCTGGTGATCTGCCAGTTCGGGGCGATGTTCTTTCCCGAGAAGCACAAGGCTTTCGCCGAAGCGCGCCGTGTGCTGAAGCCCGGGGGCGTGCTGCTTTTCAACGTGTGGGATCGCATCGAGGAAAACGCGTTCGCGCATACGGTAACGCAAACGCTGACCGGCATGTTTCCGCACAAGCCGCCTGTGTTTCTCGCACGCACGCCTCATGGTTATCACGACCCGGCGGTCGTGGCGGCCGATCTGAGGCTCGGAGGCTTTTCCGAAGCCTCCACATGCGCAACCGTCGCCGCCGAAAGCCGTGCCGTGGACGCCAACACGCCTGCCATCGCCTTCTGCCAGGGAACGCCGCTACGCGGCGAACTGGAGGCATTCGGCCCCGATGCGCTGGTGAATGCCACGCTCGCCTGTGCGAAGGCGCTGACGAGGGAGTTCGGCCCCGGTCCGGTTAGCGGGAAGATTCAGGCGCACGTGTTCAGCGCCAGGGCTTGA
- a CDS encoding DUF2789 domain-containing protein — MDAPFHQFSELFAQLGLPSDESDIRAFIAKHSPLPQNVELWDAAFWTPAQASLLRDEIAEDADWAEAVDQLNLALRAPA; from the coding sequence ATGGATGCCCCGTTTCACCAGTTCTCCGAACTCTTCGCCCAGCTCGGATTGCCATCGGACGAGAGCGATATCCGCGCATTCATTGCGAAGCATTCGCCGCTTCCGCAGAACGTCGAACTTTGGGACGCTGCGTTCTGGACTCCCGCCCAGGCATCGCTGCTGCGCGACGAGATCGCCGAGGATGCGGACTGGGCGGAAGCGGTGGACCAGTTGAACCTGGCGCTACGCGCCCCGGCTTAG
- a CDS encoding VOC family protein: MASKNTICLWYDGDALDAATFYAKTFPDSAVGAVFRAPGDYPDGKQGDVLTVEFTVAGIPCVGLNGGPHFKHSEAFSFQIATDDQAETDRLWNAIVSHGGQESACGWCKDRWGLCWQITPRALLAAITDPDRAAAKRAFDAMMTMGKIDIAAIEAARAGRS; this comes from the coding sequence ATGGCCAGCAAGAACACGATCTGTCTGTGGTACGACGGCGATGCGCTCGACGCCGCGACTTTCTATGCCAAGACCTTCCCCGACAGCGCCGTCGGCGCCGTCTTCCGCGCACCTGGCGACTATCCCGATGGCAAGCAGGGCGATGTCCTGACGGTGGAGTTCACCGTGGCGGGCATTCCCTGTGTTGGTCTCAATGGCGGCCCGCATTTCAAGCACAGCGAGGCGTTCTCGTTTCAGATCGCCACTGACGATCAGGCTGAGACCGACCGACTTTGGAATGCAATCGTCAGCCACGGCGGCCAGGAAAGCGCGTGTGGCTGGTGCAAGGACCGGTGGGGATTGTGCTGGCAGATCACGCCGCGCGCGCTCCTGGCTGCAATCACGGACCCCGATCGCGCGGCGGCCAAACGGGCGTTCGATGCCATGATGACCATGGGCAAGATCGACATCGCCGCGATCGAGGCGGCACGGGCGGGCCGAAGCTAA
- a CDS encoding TIGR01777 family oxidoreductase — protein MNNTLPVLDWTINLLIVQALMGAFDTLYHHELTQGLSHSPRARRELSIHAIRAVLYGVLFASMANLKFFGIWTFAIAGLVVVEVWLTLWDFVVEDRSRKLPATERVLHTLLAINGGALFGLYAVQLVEWFQAPTGLAIASFGWRGWLLSLAAAGVTVSGIRDGLAARRMSRRGAAVNPFAGQSHLSVLVTGGTGFIGEALVTQLLDAGHTVTLLARDPLRAAYQFTGRARSVTSLDQLHAQERFDAVINLAGAPVLGPRWSQRRRAQLLASRVGVTQALTRWASHATHKPAIWIQASAIGFYGARDGDQLLDEHSAPGGGFMSELCRRWEESAEPLRDYGLRMVVLRLGVVFGPGGALPPMMLPHYFGLGGRLGNGRQVMSWIHREDLLRILARALSDPGMSGVYNATAPGCLTQAEFARTVGKVLRRPVWFHLPAAPLRWAAGEMSELLLAGQRVIPARLQREGFAFRFPAAESALRDLTGDRASLRH, from the coding sequence ATGAACAACACCTTGCCGGTCCTGGACTGGACCATCAATCTCCTGATCGTGCAGGCGCTGATGGGCGCCTTCGACACGCTCTACCACCACGAGCTGACACAAGGCCTGTCACACAGCCCCCGCGCACGGCGAGAGCTGTCCATCCACGCCATCCGCGCCGTGCTGTACGGCGTGCTGTTTGCGTCGATGGCCAATCTCAAGTTCTTTGGCATCTGGACATTCGCCATCGCCGGCCTCGTGGTGGTGGAAGTATGGCTGACGCTCTGGGATTTCGTCGTGGAGGATCGAAGCCGCAAACTCCCGGCCACCGAGCGTGTGCTCCACACGCTGCTGGCCATCAATGGCGGCGCGCTGTTTGGCTTGTACGCGGTTCAGCTTGTCGAGTGGTTCCAGGCACCCACGGGACTGGCAATCGCCAGCTTCGGCTGGCGCGGCTGGCTGTTAAGCCTCGCCGCCGCAGGGGTGACGGTGTCTGGCATTCGCGATGGACTCGCCGCGAGACGCATGAGCCGTCGCGGCGCGGCCGTCAATCCATTCGCCGGGCAATCACACCTGAGCGTTCTGGTGACGGGCGGCACCGGATTCATCGGCGAGGCGCTCGTCACCCAACTGCTCGATGCCGGCCATACCGTCACGCTACTGGCACGCGACCCGCTACGCGCGGCATATCAGTTCACCGGCCGCGCCCGCAGCGTGACGTCCCTCGATCAATTGCACGCACAGGAACGGTTTGACGCGGTAATCAATCTGGCCGGCGCACCAGTACTGGGGCCGCGCTGGAGCCAGCGGCGGCGGGCGCAGTTGCTGGCCAGCCGCGTCGGTGTCACGCAAGCGCTGACACGCTGGGCCAGTCATGCCACGCACAAGCCTGCCATCTGGATTCAGGCATCCGCCATCGGCTTCTACGGCGCACGCGACGGCGATCAGCTGCTGGACGAGCACAGCGCGCCCGGAGGCGGCTTTATGTCCGAGCTATGTCGGAGATGGGAGGAATCCGCCGAGCCACTGCGTGACTACGGCCTCCGCATGGTCGTGCTACGGCTTGGCGTGGTCTTCGGACCCGGTGGCGCCCTCCCACCCATGATGCTGCCTCACTACTTCGGCCTGGGTGGGCGACTGGGAAACGGAAGGCAGGTGATGAGCTGGATTCATCGCGAGGATCTGCTGCGTATCCTCGCGCGGGCATTGTCGGACCCGGGCATGAGCGGCGTCTACAACGCGACGGCACCGGGCTGCCTGACGCAAGCAGAGTTCGCTCGTACCGTCGGCAAGGTGCTTCGCCGACCTGTGTGGTTCCACCTGCCCGCGGCGCCACTTCGGTGGGCAGCGGGCGAGATGAGCGAATTGCTACTTGCGGGTCAGCGGGTGATCCCGGCACGGCTGCAACGGGAGGGCTTTGCGTTTCGCTTTCCTGCAGCCGAATCGGCACTACGCGATCTGACCGGGGATAGAGCTTCGCTCCGGCATTAG
- a CDS encoding thiol-disulfide oxidoreductase DCC family protein, producing the protein MNALVLYFDGKCPFCAAEMRRLSEWDTQHQLAFVDIAQEGFDCSSLNVDLAALNRELHGRTSDGRLLVGIDCMIAAYTLAGHGWLVLPLRVPGLRRVLANLYRAFAGNRYTLSRWLGYGTATACDGDSCGTGNPFLSGKELTDAAEDRPARRDSRQLAVRWMYAAAIAHLLVGAAMPWAADATLFGTYHRIVEQSFWSGAAPAQARAQQVWWIALFGATLQCSAIWMLALVHLGNRTRHRMAWGWLLVGLLVWAPQDLLISLQAHVWPHVLVDAVALLTMIPPLLYLWRKDAA; encoded by the coding sequence ATGAACGCGCTGGTTCTTTACTTCGATGGCAAATGCCCGTTCTGTGCCGCCGAGATGCGGCGCCTGAGCGAATGGGACACACAACACCAGCTGGCTTTCGTCGACATCGCGCAAGAGGGTTTCGATTGCTCGTCGTTGAACGTGGATCTCGCCGCACTGAACCGCGAGCTGCATGGCCGCACGTCCGATGGCCGCCTGCTCGTCGGCATCGACTGCATGATCGCGGCCTACACGCTGGCGGGGCATGGCTGGCTGGTGTTGCCGTTGCGGGTACCCGGGCTGCGTCGTGTACTGGCGAACCTGTACCGCGCCTTTGCAGGCAATCGCTACACGCTTTCACGCTGGCTGGGCTACGGCACCGCAACGGCCTGTGACGGCGATTCCTGTGGCACTGGCAACCCGTTCCTCAGCGGCAAGGAATTAACCGATGCCGCTGAGGACCGTCCCGCTCGGCGAGATTCCCGCCAATTGGCGGTTCGCTGGATGTATGCCGCTGCCATCGCGCATCTGCTTGTCGGCGCCGCCATGCCGTGGGCGGCAGACGCAACGCTCTTTGGTACATACCACCGCATCGTCGAGCAATCGTTCTGGTCGGGCGCGGCGCCAGCGCAGGCCAGAGCGCAGCAGGTCTGGTGGATCGCGCTCTTTGGCGCCACCCTGCAATGCTCGGCGATATGGATGCTGGCGCTGGTGCATCTGGGCAACCGAACGCGACACCGGATGGCATGGGGGTGGTTGCTGGTCGGCCTGCTGGTCTGGGCGCCGCAAGACTTGTTGATCTCGCTGCAAGCGCACGTATGGCCGCATGTATTGGTCGACGCGGTGGCGCTGCTCACGATGATTCCACCATTGCTCTATCTGTGGCGAAAGGACGCAGCATGA
- a CDS encoding DUF2269 family protein yields MEYLAIKVIHIISSVVLVGTGFGTAFYLFFANRSGSTEAIAVVSRLVVRADWWFTTPAVIVQPLSGAYMLHLAGYPLNSPWIVASAALYLFAGACWLPVVWYQIRMSRTAMAAHERGTPLPASYWRDARRWEYLGYPAFAAMVAVFALMVFKPM; encoded by the coding sequence ATGGAATACCTCGCCATCAAGGTGATTCACATCATCTCGTCCGTCGTGCTGGTCGGCACCGGTTTTGGGACGGCCTTCTACCTGTTCTTCGCCAACCGCTCGGGCTCGACCGAAGCCATCGCCGTGGTCTCGCGTCTCGTGGTGCGGGCGGACTGGTGGTTCACCACGCCTGCGGTCATCGTCCAGCCCTTGTCCGGCGCCTACATGCTCCATCTGGCCGGATATCCGCTGAACTCGCCATGGATCGTGGCATCCGCCGCGCTCTATCTTTTCGCGGGCGCCTGCTGGCTTCCGGTGGTGTGGTACCAGATCCGCATGTCCCGGACGGCAATGGCCGCGCACGAACGTGGCACGCCACTGCCGGCGTCCTATTGGCGCGATGCGCGCCGCTGGGAATACCTCGGCTATCCGGCATTCGCCGCGATGGTGGCCGTGTTCGCGCTGATGGTGTTCAAGCCGATGTGA